Below is a genomic region from Geothermobacter hydrogeniphilus.
CGCATGATTTTCTGCGCGACGCTGCCGAGAAAGGCGTACTCAAGCCGCCCCTTGCCGTGGGTACCGATCAGCAGCAGATCGGCGCCACACTTGCGAACCTCGCTGAGGATGGTGGACGCCGGCGGTCCATGCAGCACTTCGATCCGCTCGATGCGGGCCAGATCCTCCGGATGGTCTGCCAGTTCTTCCCGGGCGAAAGCTCGCATCTTTTCACTCAGGGAAGCGGCCACCGCGTCCTTGTGGGCCAGTTCGTGGTCGGCCAGCCGGTCGCTTCCCATCACCACCGAGACGTAGTTGACCACCGACTGGTCGAACTCGGGCAGCACATGCAGAATTTCAATCTCGGCCTGGTGGGCGCGGGCGACACAGATCGCGTGGCGCAGCACCACCGCCGCTCCGGCCGACAGATCGGTGGCAAAAACAATCTTGCGGTATTGTGGAATCATCATCGTGCTCCTTCGGCGGCGGCCGTCATCAGCGACGCTTCGTGTTTACGGGCCCGCGGTTTCTGCATGGCGTAGATCACTCCCAGCAGGGCGACGCCGAGCAGATAGCAGAGATAGTGGTTTTCCAGCCCCAGCAGGTTGCCGAAGAAATCAGGCCGGAACATGATGGCGCAGACCAGGAACAGCAGCAACATCTCGTGAATACGGTTCTTGGCGATGAACCATCCCTGGGTCGCGGCAGCGAAGGCGCAGGTACCGACACAGGTCATGACGAAAATGAAGATCGCCAGCGGGAAGCTGTTGATACCGACCAGCAGAATATCGGTATTGAAGATGAACATGAAAGGCAGCGCCGCGGTACGGATATCGTAGAGAAAGCCCTGCACCCCGGTTGGAATCGGCTCACTGCGGGCAATGGCGGCTGCAGCATAGGCGGCCAGTCCGACCGGCGGGGTATCGTCGGCGAGGATGCCGAAGTAGAAACAGAACAGGTGCGCGGCGATCAGCGGCACGGCAAAACCGCTGTCTCCAGCCAGGGTGACCAGCGCCGGCGCCGTCAGGCTGGCCATGACGATGTAGTTGGCGGTGGTCGGCAGCCCCATGCCGAGGATCAGGCTGGCGAAGGCGACGATAGCGAGCATCAGGTAGAGATTGCCCATACTCAGGGTGTCGATGATATCAGTCACCAGACCACCCAGGCCCATGGTCACCACCCCGACAACGATACCGGCAGCGGCGGTGGCAACCGCCACGCTGACCATGTTGCGGGCACCGGCGACCATACCGTCGAAAATATCATCCACGCCCTTCATGAACCCGGCGCCGATGGACGTCCCTTCACGACGCGCCCGCAGCGCGTGCTGGAAGAACATGATCACCAGCAGCACCATGGTGGCGCGGAAGGCGGCCATATCGGGCGAATGGCGGGGAATAATCAGCTCGTAGAGCAGGTAGAGGATCGGCAGCAGATAGTGCAGACCGCCGCTCAGCACCTGGAAGAAGACCGGCAGCTCCGACTTGTGCAGACCGCGCATGCCGAGCTTGCTGGCCTCGATGTGGGTAAGGAAGAAAAGGGCCACGTAGGAGGCGAAGGCGGGAATCGCCGCCGCCTTGCAGACTTCCAGGTAAGGCAGGTTGACGTACTCGGCGATGATGAAGGCCGCGGCCCCCATGACCGGCGGCATCAGCTGACCGTTGGTTGAAACCGCGACCTCGATGGCGGCCGCCTTTTTCGCCGGGTAACCGACTTTCTTCATCATCGGGATGGTGAAAGTTCCGGTGGTCACCACGTTGGCGATCGACGAACCGGAGATCAGGCCGGTCAACCCCGAGGAGAGGACCGCCGCCTTGGCCGGGCCGCCCTTGTAACGACCGAGCAGGCTCATCGCCAGATCGATGAAAAACTTGCCGGCTCCGGCCTTTTCAAGCAGGGCGCCGAACAGCACGTAAAGAAAAACAATCTTGGCCGAAACAAAGATCGGCACCCCGTAGATTCCTTCGGTAGTCAACGAGATCTGGCCGAGGTAGCGGTGCAGACTGACCCCTTTGAAGGACAGGAAGTCGGGCATGTAGGGACCGAAAAAGGCATAGGCGGTGAAAATGATGCCGATAATCGCCAGTGCCGGACCGACCACCCGCCGGGTCGCTTCCCAGAGAATCAGAACCAGCAGGCCACCGATGATCATATCGCGGGTATTGGGCATACCGACCCGGCTGGCGATGCCTTCATAATCGATGGCGATATAGAGCGCCATGCCGGCCGCCGCCAGGGCGATGAAGAGATCGACCATCGGGATGCGATCCGTTGCCGACAGCCAGCGCAGTCCGGGAATACTGACCTTGCGCTTGAGGGTCGGGAAGGATACGAAGATCAGGAACAGGGCGAACGCCAGGTGGATCGACCGCACGTAGGTCGAATCGAGCAGCAGCCAACTGGCCAGCGACAACTGGAACAGGGACCAGGAAAGAGCGACCAGCGGCACAATGAAACGCTGCCAGCCGACCGCGGTCCGCAACCCCAT
It encodes:
- a CDS encoding universal stress protein gives rise to the protein MMIPQYRKIVFATDLSAGAAVVLRHAICVARAHQAEIEILHVLPEFDQSVVNYVSVVMGSDRLADHELAHKDAVAASLSEKMRAFAREELADHPEDLARIERIEVLHGPPASTILSEVRKCGADLLLIGTHGKGRLEYAFLGSVAQKIMRRAEIPVLLVPLTH
- a CDS encoding TRAP transporter permease; this translates as MSDVKTQEQIDEGLEKARRMVEEEEMGLRTAVGWQRFIVPLVALSWSLFQLSLASWLLLDSTYVRSIHLAFALFLIFVSFPTLKRKVSIPGLRWLSATDRIPMVDLFIALAAAGMALYIAIDYEGIASRVGMPNTRDMIIGGLLVLILWEATRRVVGPALAIIGIIFTAYAFFGPYMPDFLSFKGVSLHRYLGQISLTTEGIYGVPIFVSAKIVFLYVLFGALLEKAGAGKFFIDLAMSLLGRYKGGPAKAAVLSSGLTGLISGSSIANVVTTGTFTIPMMKKVGYPAKKAAAIEVAVSTNGQLMPPVMGAAAFIIAEYVNLPYLEVCKAAAIPAFASYVALFFLTHIEASKLGMRGLHKSELPVFFQVLSGGLHYLLPILYLLYELIIPRHSPDMAAFRATMVLLVIMFFQHALRARREGTSIGAGFMKGVDDIFDGMVAGARNMVSVAVATAAAGIVVGVVTMGLGGLVTDIIDTLSMGNLYLMLAIVAFASLILGMGLPTTANYIVMASLTAPALVTLAGDSGFAVPLIAAHLFCFYFGILADDTPPVGLAAYAAAAIARSEPIPTGVQGFLYDIRTAALPFMFIFNTDILLVGINSFPLAIFIFVMTCVGTCAFAAATQGWFIAKNRIHEMLLLFLVCAIMFRPDFFGNLLGLENHYLCYLLGVALLGVIYAMQKPRARKHEASLMTAAAEGAR